In a genomic window of Phacochoerus africanus isolate WHEZ1 chromosome 6, ROS_Pafr_v1, whole genome shotgun sequence:
- the NES gene encoding nestin, translated as MEGCLGEESFQMWELNRRLEAYLARVKALEEQNELLSAELKGLRAQSGVASWRARADDELAALRALVDQRWLEKHAAEVARDNLAEEVEGVAGRCQQLRLARERTSEEVARSRRVVEAEKCAQTWLSTQAAELERELEALRAAHEEELAGLNAQAACAPRGPAPPRGPPTPAPEVEELARRLGEAWRGAVRGYQERVAHMETSLGQARERLGHAMQGAREGRLELQQLQAERSGLQERRAALEQRLEGRWQERLRATEQFQLAVEALEQEKQGLQSQIAQVLEGRQQLAHLKMSLSLEVATYRTLLEAENSRLQTPGSGSKASLSILDPKLELHFPGTPEGRRLGPLLSVLSPTPLSSPLPDTLDTPMPAFLKSQEFLQARTPTSASTPIPPTPQAPCPAPDAEIRDQDTPLSLLQPRVGRQQAPEAVQAEAKVAIPASVLPGPEEPGGKQQEAGPGQAPEDQAPLAPALSPDRHSLEVKDGEPSESIESSRFQEEGEGQIWGLAEKETAVEVKVVSSLQREARQEEGDLDLKEIQDAQELLEKESLKSPEEEIQEPLVSLEKQSHETMRSLEQENPESLRSLEEENLETLKPLEEGNQELLASLEEKEVEVVRSLEKETLELLKPVEKEDPQTLQSLEKENQETLRSFEGNEETFLYPRKENQELVTSLEEENLLVRSLEESLRAQEKESQEPLRSQDIENQEALRPLAKEGQEPLRSLEEDQETVRPLEKENHESLWAPEDECHEILRPLEKENQKSLRSLEDQETTGSPEKENQEPLGSSEDENQETLRTLEKEAQQPLKSLGEEDQVTLRPLEEVKPEPLKSLEKAQEIDRPLEKDNQALLRSLNEESIEAVRSSETETVEALKSIGEENQDIAKRLEEESQEPLGSVEGNQETLSPLEKEHRASLSSLGERNLENWRSPEEEGKESQRYLEAEENVEKGETPEPPRSLEEEEQATPPSAHQQKWDDVGGVHRELDQEAPPGKAGVDSEDEADLDQREQDGIAGKGEAGEQAELQPMATGEAWSTGGGQPGSLEPEEQRVPAEGASGEGGTQGFQDPEERPGQVGAPGFQAPQGISEVIEPVLEDDVPPADGQASPEVALGLETAVGESESMGVEQRPEQEAVSLEEPGGLAREDVTESPLGEEGLEAKRVQGLEGPRKELAEAVALEPELAALPSERGDLLEAPGGWEESEPEAPGEAEEAFPAETLHHNGSDAPQPRPLGSEGAEEEAESVLGPPSPRPAESSSPTPNPEDALGPQCLAEGTQETGWGLEGRAEVPEGEQEDLGSGEIPEGLQEEEEEESREESEADELGETLPDSTPLGFYLRSPASPKWDLAGEQRPSPQGETRKEGWGPAAPALEGLGAHPSEKEGDEEEERGRDSELSEEFEDLGTEASLLPGVPGQVAEPLGQVPQLLLEPAAWDRDGESDGFADEESGEEGEEEDEEEEGREPGAGRCRPGPSAGSLPALSDPQRGSLLGSEAVDVSVPWDDGSRGMAFDAPTTALETGSQDSAEALGSEEESVAAPLERQDHVPGLLETLGGVEDTALEVGDTFGVNGQGPSLKEELEHVNGGVVNGLEQPAGVGQGKAGALEGDQGTPLEGEEGGTLKTPWAGAPLHLGQGQFLPFTQREGDGDSWSSGED; from the exons ATGGAGGGCTGCCTGGGGGAGGAATCTTTTCAGATGTGGGAGCTCAACCGGCGCCTGGAGGCCTACCTGGCCCGGGTCAAGGCGCTAGAGGAGCAGAATGAGCTGCTCAGCGCGGAGCTCAAGGGTCTCCGGGCACAGTCCGGGGTCGCCTCCTGGAGGGCCCGTGCCGACGACGAGCTGGCGGCCCTGCGGGCCCTCGTCGACCAGCGCTGGCTGGAGAAGCACGCGGCCGAGGTGGCGCGCGACAACCTGGCAGAAGAGGTGGAGGGCGTGGCGGGCCGGTGCCAGCAGCTGCGGCTGGCCCGGGAGCGGACGTCGGAGGAGGTGGCCCGCAGCCGGCGTGTTGTCGAGGCCGAGAAATGCGCTCAGACCTGGCTGAGCACGCAGGCGGCGGAGCTGGAGCGCGAACTGGAGGCTCTGCGCGCGGCGCACGAGGAGGAGCTAGCCGGCCTGAACGCGCAGGCTGCCTGCGCCCCGCGCGGCCCCGCTCCGCCCCGAGGGCCCCCCACGCCGGCCCCCGAAGTGGAGGAGCTGGCGCGGCGTCTGGGCGAGGCGTGGCGCGGGGCTGTGCGCGGCTACCAGGAGCGCGTGGCGCACATGGAGACGTCGCTGGGCCAGGCCCGCGAGCGCCTGGGCCATGCGATGCAGGGCGCTCGCGAGGGTcgcctggagctgcagcagcttcAGGCGGAGCGCAGCGGCCTCCAGGAGCGCAGGGCTGCGCTGGAGCAGAGGTTGGAGGGCCGCTGGCAGGAGCGGCTACGGGCCACTGAGCAGTTCCAG CTGGCCGTGGAGGCCCTGGAGCAGGAGAAACAGGGCCTACAGAGCCAGATCGCCCAGGTCCTGGAAGGTCGGCAGCAGCTGGCACACCTCAAGATGTCCCTCAGCCTGGAGGTGGCCACATACAG GACCCTCCTAGAGGCGGAGAACTCCCGGCTGCAGACACCTGGCAGTGGTTCCAAGGCTTCTCTCAGCATCTTGG ACCCTAAGTTGGAGCTGCATTTCCCTGGGACCCCAGAGGGCCGGCGTCTGGGACCTTTGCTCTCTGTCCTGAGTCCTACTCCTCTCTCCTCACCCCTGCCCGATACCCTTGACACACCTATGCCAGCCTTTCTGAAGAGCCAGGAATTCCTTCAGGCCCGCACCCCCACCTCGGCCagcacccccatcccacccacacctcaggctccctgccctgctccagaTGCCGAGATCAGAGACCAGGAcacccctctctccctgctccagcCACGGGTTGGGAGGCAACAGGCTCCAGAAGCTGTGCAGGCTGAAGCCAAGGTGGCCATCCCTGCCAGTGTCCTGCCAGGACCTGAGGAGCCTGGAGGCAAGCAGCAAGAGGCTGGTCCTGGCCAGGCCCCTGAAGATCAGGCCCCCTTggccccagccctcagccctgaCCGCCACAGCTTAGAGGTCAAAGATGGAGAACCCAGTGAATCTATAGAATCCAGCAGATTCCAGGAGGAAGGTGAAGGGCAGATCTGGGGGCTGGCAGAAAAAGAGACAGCTGTAGAGGTCAAAGTAGTGAGCAGCTTGCAGCGGGAAGCACGGCAAGAAGAGGGGGATCTGGACCTGAAAGAAATCCAGGATGCCCAGGAGCTTTTGGAAAAAGAATCTCTGAAGTCTCCGGAAGAGGAGATTCAAGAGCCACTGGTGTCTCTGGAAAAACAGAGCCATGAGACAATGAGATCCCTAGAGCAGGAGAATCCAGAATCTCTGAGGTCTCTGGAAGAAGAGAATTTAGAAACACTAAAACCTCTAGAAGAGGGGAATCAAGAGTTATTGGCATCTTTAGAAGAAAAAGAGGTGGAGGTAGTGAGATCACTAGAAAAAGAGACTCTAGAACTACTTAAGCCTGTAGAAAAAGAGGACCCGCAGACATTGCAATctctggaaaaggaaaatcaagaaaCACTGAGGTCTTTTGAAGGTAATGAAGAGACATTTTTATAtccaagaaaggaaaatcaagaaTTAGTGACGTCTCTAGAAGAGGAGAACCTTCTAGTGAGGTCTCTAGAAGAGTCATTGAGAGCTCAAGAAAAGGAGAGTCAAGAGCCACTGAGATCTCAAGACATAGAGAACCAGGAAGCATTGAGACCCCTAGCAAAAGAGGGTCAAGAGCCACTGAGGTCTCTAGAAGAAGATCAGGAGACAGTAAGACCTCTAGAAAAAGAGAATCATGAGTCCCTGTGGGCTCCAGAAGATGAGTGTCATGAAATTTTGAGACctctagaaaaagaaaaccagaagtcACTGAGGTCTCTAGAAGACCAGGAGACAACAGGATCTCCAGAAAAAGAGAATCAGGAGCCACTGGGGTCTTCAGAAGATGAGAACCAGGAGACATTGAGAACTCTAGAAAAAGAAGCTCAACAGCCACTGAAGTCTCTAGGAGAAGAAGACCAGGTGACACTGAGACCTCTGGAAGAGGTGAAACCAGAGCCACTAAAATCTCTTGAAAAAGCCCAGGAGATAGATAGACCTCTAGAAAAAGATAATCAAGCGTTATTAAGGTCCCTAAATGAAGAGAGTATAGAGGCGGTGAGATCTTCAGAAACGGAGACTGTAGAAGCACTGAAGTCTATAGGAGAGGAAAACCAAGACATAGCTAAACGTCTAGAAGAGGAAAGTCAGGAACCACTGGGGTCGGTGGAAGGGAACCAAGAGACATTGAGCCCCCTAGAAAAGGAGCATCGAGCATCACTGAGCTCCCTGGGAGAGAGGAACCTAGAGAATTGGAGATCTCCAGAGGAGGAAGGCAAGGAAAGTCAGAGGTACCTGGAAGCGGAAGAGAACGTAGAGAAGGGAGAGACTCCAGAGCCACCGAGGTctctggaggaggaggaacaggcGACGCCACCCTCTGCACATCAACAGAAGTGGGACGATGTGGGCGGGGTGCATCGAGAACTGGATCAGGAAGCGCCCCCTGGGAAGGCTGGAGTGGACAGTGAGGACGAGGCAGACCTGGATCAGAGAGAACAGGATGGCATCGCTGGCAAGGGGGAGGCTGGAGAGCAGGCGGAGCTGCAGCCCATGGCCACGGGGGAGGCCTGGAGCACAGGTGGGGGGCAGCCAGGGAGCCTTGAGCCCGAAGAGCAGAGAGTCCCAGCTGAGGGAgccagtggggagggaggcacCCAGGGCTTCCAAGACCCTGAAGAGAGGCCAGGGCAGGTGGGGGCTCCAGGCTTCCAAGCTCCCCAGGGAATCTCAGAGGTGATAGAGCCCGTGTTGGAAGATGATGTGCCCCCTGCGGATGGCCAAGCCTCCCCAGAGGTCGCCTTGGGGCTGGAGACTGCTGTGGGCGAGTCCGAGTCCATGGGAGTGGAGCAGAGACCAGAGCAGGAGGCAGTAAGCCTGGAGGAGCCAGGTGGCCTGGCCAGAGAGGATGTGACAGAGTCACCCCTGGGAGAAGAAGGTTTGGAAGCAAAGAGGGTGCAGGGCTTGGAAGGGCCCAGAAAGGAGCTAGCGGAGGCGGTTGCTCTGGAGCCAGAGCTCGCTGCACTGCCCAGCGAGAGGGGAGACTTGCTGGAGGCTCCGGGCGGCTGGGAGGAATCAGAGCCTGAGGCCcctggggaagcagaggaggCCTTCCCCGCTGAGACCTTGCACCACAATGGAAGTGATGCCCCTCAACCCAGGCCCCTGGGGtcagagggagcagaggaagaggcagaatCCGTGCTGGGGCCCCCCAGCCCAAGGCCCGCTGAGTCCTCCTCACCCACCCCAAACCCTGAAGATGCACTTGGGCCCCAGTGCCTGGCTGAGGGGACCCAAGAGactggctgggggctggagggcagggctgaggtCCCTGAGGGGGAGCAGGAGGATTTGGGCTCTGGGGAAATCCCTGAgggcctccaggaggaggaggaggaagagagcagagaagagagTGAGGCCGATGAGCTAGGGGAGACCCTCCCCGACTCCACTCCTCTGGGCTTCTACCTCAGGTCCCCTGCTTCCCCCAAGTGGGACCTGGCTGGAGAGCAGAGGCCCTCCCCTCAAGGGGAGACCAGGAAGGAAGGCTGGGGTCCCGCTGCCCCGGCCCTTGAGGGCCTGGGGGCCCACCCCtcagagaaggagggagatgaggaggaggaacGTGGCCGTGACTCTGAGCTGTCAGAAGAATTTGAGGACCTAGGGACGGAGGCGTCTCTCCTTCCTGGGGTCCCTGGGCAGGTGGCAGAACCTTTGGGCCAGGTGCCCCAGCTGCTCCTGGAGCCTGCAGCCTGGGATCGGGATGGGGAGTCCGACGGGTTTGCAGATGAGGAGagcggggaggaaggagaggaagaagacgaagaagaggagggcagggagccaggggctGGGCGGTGCAGGCCAGGGCCCTCTGCTGGCAGCCTCCCGGCCCTGAGTGACCCTCAGAGAGGGAGCCTCCTGGGGTCTGAGGCCGTGGATGTCAGTGTCCCCTGGGATGACGGCTCAAGGGGCATGGCATTCGATGCCCCCACGACTGCCCTGGAGACTGGGTCCCAGGACAGCGCTGAGGCCTTGGGCTCGGAGGAAGAGTCCGTTGCTGCTCCCTTGGAGAGGCAGGACCACGTCCCCGGCCTTCTGGAGACCCTCGGTGGGGTGGAGGACACGGCCTTGGAGGTAGGGGACACTTTTGGTGTCAATGGCCAGGGCCCCAGCCTGAAGGAAGAGCTGGAGCATGTGAATGGGGGGGTGGTGAATGGACTGGAGCAGCCTGCGGGTGTGGGGCAGGGGAAAGCAGGGGCCCTGGAGGGGGACCAAGGGACCCccttggagggggaggaggggggcaccCTGAAGACCCCTTGGGCAGGGGCTCCTCTTCACCTGGGCCAGGGCCAGTTCCTGCCGTTCActcagagagagggagatggagattCCTGGTCCTCAGGGGAGGACTAG